A portion of the Cryptomeria japonica chromosome 5, Sugi_1.0, whole genome shotgun sequence genome contains these proteins:
- the LOC131876012 gene encoding uncharacterized protein LOC131876012 has product MPVFLLQVKQRPQTHRRLIYASIQRLPVWRQSLCLSRIHYVSFLETLKCGSQSLLYIVFSKAIYLQSYPFSSTDNREAFFLLQVKQRPRTHRRLIYASIQRLPVRRHSLCLSRIHYISFLETLKCGSQSLLYMVFSKAIYLQSYPFSSTDNREAFFLLQVKQRSRTHRRLIYASIQRLPVRRQSLCLSRIHYVSLLKTPKCGSQSLLYMVFSKDIYLQYYPFSSTDNREALAHFSFKILSGNQSQGLSSQAALMELNASVGGYHGVHLMAKAATARISRVTIGARSKQSALKTATAIRSIHCHYATNFSSSSSLYDVLCISPSVSVRDIKSAYRRMALKYHPDVCPAAEKEECSRLFLQVQEAHETLSDPLLRQDYDWTLQNGMEINQRGERIETCDYVWEGQIMELIKRRSGYNSSSWGSRMRRRNEQAPACS; this is encoded by the coding sequence ATGCCTGTTTTTCTACTTCAAGTAAAACAACGTCCCCAGACCCACAGGCGGCTTATCTACGCCTCAATTCAACGTCTCCCGGTCTGGCGGCAATCGCTGTGTCTTTCTAGAATCCATTACGTCTCATTCTTGGAAACCCTAAAATGTGGGTCTCAAAGCCTATTATATATTGTCTTTAGCAAGGCCATATATCTTCAATCGTATCCCTTCTCTTCTACTGATAATCGTGAAGCTTTTTTTCTACTTCAAGTAAAACAACGTCCCCGGACCCACAGGCGGCTTATCTACGCCTCAATTCAACGTCTCCCGGTCCGGCGGCACTCGCTGTGTCTTTCTAGAATCCATTACATCTCATTCTTGGAAACCCTAAAATGTGGGTCTCAAAGCCTATTATATATGGTCTTTAGCAAGGCCATATATCTTCAATCGTATCCCTTCTCTTCTACTGATAATCGTGAAGCTTTTTTTCTACTTCAAGTAAAACAACGTTCCCGGACCCACAGGCGGCTTATCTACGCCTCAATTCAACGTCTCCCGGTCCGGCGGCAATCGCTGTGTCTTTCTAGAATCCATTACGTGTCACTCTTGAAAACCCCAAAATGTGGGTCTCAAAGCCTATTATATATGGTCTTTAGCAAGGACATATATCTTCAATATTATCCCTTCTCTTCTACTGATAATCGTGAAGCTTTAGCTCACTTCTCATTCAAGATTCTTTCTGGTAATCAATCTCAAGGACTCTCTAGTCAAGCAGCTTTGATGGAGTTGAATGCATCAGTTGGAGGTTACCACGGGGTACATCTAATGGCGAAGGCTGCTACTGCTAGAATTTCGAGGGTAACAATTGGAGCCAGATCAAAGCAGTCTGCCCTTAAAACGGCTACTGCTATTAGATCAATTCACTGTCATTATGCCAccaatttttcttcttcttcttcattgtatgatgttctctGTATCTCTCCTAGTGTGAGTGTGCGTGACATAAAGAGCGCATATCGTCGGATGGCTCTTAAATACCATCCTGACGTCTGCCCAGCTGCAGAGAAAGAAGAGTGTAGCAGATTATTTCTTCAAGTCCAGGAGGCTCATGAGACTTTGTCGGATCCTCTGCTCCGTCAGGATTACGATTGGACACTGCAAAACGGGATGGAAATCAACCAGCGAGGAGAAAGAATAGAGACCTGCGATTATGTGTGGGAAGGTCAGATAATGGAGTTGATAAAAAGGAGATCTGGTTATAATTCATCGTCGTGGGGCAGCAGAATGAGAAGGCGAAATGAACAAGCACCTGCCTGTTCATGA
- the LOC131876368 gene encoding uncharacterized protein LOC131876368 translates to MLEWMEKYTQQKKLEDEKAWANIYNIHGQNTTRGLPTSHKRKWPERCSWNWLKTNIEHEATKGRNRVTQQQLNFMKGSINGEVTYYKGMWNFGHHFRIKKVDEKRQTYDCGVSASFEVECRSDANDRQPIRSTLRYYGVLEDIIELDFMSFKKVIFHVEW, encoded by the exons ATGTTGGAATGGATGGAGAAGTACACTCAACAAAAGAAATTAGAGGATGAAAAGGCATGGGccaatatatataatatacatggtCAAAACACTACTCGAGGATTGCCTACAAGCCATAAAAGAAAATGGCCAGAGAGATGCTCGTGGAATTGGCTAAAGACCAATATTGAACACGAGGCAACAAAAGGGAGGAATAGAGTGACACAACAACAACTGAATTTCATGAAAGGATCTATAAATGGGGAG GTAACATATTACAAAGGAATGTGGAATTTTGGTCATCACTTTCGCATAAAAAaggttgatgaaaagagacaaacttatGATTGTGGAGTTTCAGCATCATTTGAGGTGGAATGTCGTTCAGATGCAAATGATAGGCAACCAATCAGAAGCACACTTCGCTATTATGGAGTGTTGGAGGATATTATAGAGCTTGATTTTATGTCTTTCAAAAaagttatttttcatgttgaatGGTAA